GGACTGACCAGGGGCGGTAATGAAGCAGCGCGGGACATTCTGCATGAATTCTGGCGTAAGAACTCGGAATCTCAGTTTTTTTCTCTTCTGCAGCCCACCGTCTTCGACAAGGCCCTCAGCCGGGGGAACATGGATTTCAATCCATTTTACTGGACATTCTCCACGCTGACCACCTATCTTTCTCCCTACCAGTGGAATCCCTGCCAGATCAACCCGTTTCGCGAACTCCTCCTGGATGTGATCGATTTCGAAGCCATCCAGAAGCAGAAGCAATATAAACTGTTCCTGTCGGCAACCAACATCCGTACATCGAAGGTCAAGATCTTTGCCAATGATGAGATCACCGCCGACGTCGTATGCGCATCTTCCTGTCTGCCCCAGTTCTTCCAGGCCATCGAGATCGACGGCGAGTTATACTGGGACGGGGGCTTCATTGGGAATCCGGCCATATTCCCGCTGTTCCAGTATACCCAGTGTCGTGATCTGATGCTGATCCAGATAGACAGCATCAACTATAACAAGGTGCCGTGGCGGATCGATGAGATCACGGACCGCGCGACGGATATTAGTTTCAATTCCAGTCTCATGCGGGAAATGCGGGCCATCTGTTTTGTCACCAGGATCATTGACAGCGGCTTCGATGACAATGGCCGTCTCGTCAGGACCAACATCCATTACATAAGCACCGGCGATCTGCTGAACGATTACAACAGCAGCAGCAAGTATAATGTCGATTGGGAGTGGCTGACATATCTGCGGGATTGCGGGCGGGAAGAAGCCGAGCAGTGGATCCGAAAACATTACAACAAGGTTGGTAAAAAGAACAGTTGCGACGTGGAGAGCCTTTTCTTGTAACTGTTCACAGCAGAGCCCGGAGCCTTCTCTGGTGATCCCCGTTGACCCTTTTTCATCCCTGATGGGATTTTCCCATCGCGGGGTGCCCGGTATTGCTGCAAACCGGCCACCCCTTTCATGGAATGGTCACTTTGCCGTCACTGAAATGAAACACCCGCTTCTGCCGCTCGCGCCCGACGCATCATCGGTCCCGGCGGTTTTGAGGCTTCGTGCCGTTGGACCGATGGGGCCGTAGAAAGCGTTTTCCTGTGCCTGGTCATAATCGACGGCTTCGAGCTTGTAATACCAGGCGCTGGCTTCATCGACGTTGCAATCCCAGTATTCATAGGTTGCGCCCGTGGTTTCCGTCAATGCTTCGGTCGGAGTGAAGCTTTCGTCGATACGGGTATATCCCCCGTCCTTTTGATCGCTTCGCCACAGGTAGAAGCCCGCTGTTTCGATCTCCGTGGCGGTCTTCCAGGTAATGAAGACGCAGCCGTCGACCATCTCGGCCGTAAAGTATGCCAGGGCAATGGCAAGGGGAGCGCCCTGGCCGCCCAGGATATATTCCGTGCCGGCCTCGCCGGTCTTGGTCAGTGTATCGGCCCCAGTGATCAGGGTTGCCCCGCTGTCCGCCCAGCTCCGGTCGCAGTAGTCATCGCGCTTTGCCAGGCCAAGGACGGAATCGTCGACGGGCACGCTCGGATTGCCGTTATAGTAGTAGGTAACATCGTAGGTTTTGGGCGAGTTCAGCCAATCCGTGGTAAAGACGCCCCAGTACCGGAAATAATCGACGGAGGACCAGCCCGAGGGCGCGCTCAGTCCGTTCGGGGTCGTGTAACTGTAGGGGGGTGAAGGTGTCGTCCAGAGGTCCGGTGGATAGACCGCTGCCTCGTCAAGCTGATAGATTTGTATGCCGGAAAATGTTCCGGTCCAGGTCCCGGTGTTCTCCTCGGCTTTCAGGTAGTCCCCGTCGGAGTGTGTCAGTTGTGCTATGACCGGGCTCAGTGTTCCGCCGTCATAATACCCATAGGCGCTGTCATCACCGATGGGGGCGGATGAGCAGATACGGGCGGCCCGCACGTCGGAGAAACCGGTCATGGTGCCGTCATTGTTGTTCGTCGTCTGGTCAGGACAGGTAGTGCTGTCCGTTTCCTCATCGAACCGCCAGTAACCGACCAGGCCCGATTCCGAACCTGACAGTTTCTGACACATGGTGTCACGGATATTTGCCTCGGTTCGGGCGGTATTCCAGATGCGGACCTCGTCTATCGGACCGTTGAAATATGTGGGCGTGACGGCTTCCCTGCCGATATTGACGGCTTCATTATTGGTGGTGGCGGCATTATCGATCGTTGCGGAAGAAGTGGCTTCCTGCACGCCGTTGATATAGATGGTCATCTCATCTGTCGTATTATTCTTCCACACGCAGGCAACGTGATACCATCTGCCCGTTGAAAGAGCGTTGGTGCCGGTCAGGCGATAGACCCCGCCGCCGGTGTTTCCCACCACGAAGTCGATATTGGAGCTGGCGCCGCCGGTGAACACGTTCGAGCCGCCGCCCAGGCCGAACCCGTAGCATACGTTGTTGATCCCGCTGGTCCCCTTGATAACGATTCCGGCGCCCGCCGTCAATGCGTCAGGATATATCCAGGCTTCCAGGGTGCCTTGATCATCGAGATCAAGAGTGTTGTCGTCAGCGATTTCCACGTAATCGTCCGTGCCGTCGAAATCAATGGCGTTGCGCGGTTCCATGTCGGAACCCAGGATGAACTCGGTACCGGTGAGCCCCGACCGGGTGAGGGGATTGGCGCCAAGCGTCGCACCGAGGTCTTTCCAGGGCTCGCAGTTGGTGTCCCGATAGGCCAGCCTGAGGTTGGCCTCGTCACTGATACCCGGGAAACCGTCGCTTGAAACGTCGTAATTATATGAGATCTTATAGGTTGCGCTACCGCCGCCCGTCATGAAGACACCCCAGAATCCGGTGCCGGGGAACAACTTCCATCGGGGAGGGCCGCTCAGGTAATCCGGCGCCTCGCTCACCCGGTACACCTGTATGGCCGATTTCAGGGCCGCGCTCCAGGTGCCGCCGTCCTCCTCGACGGTCAGTTGCTCATCACCGACCGTATCGGTCACGCTGTAGTCATCGGTATAATCGTGGGTGCTGGTGTCGCCCACGGGAGCCGCCGAGCAGCCACGCGAGGCGGACACGATGGTGCCGTCGTTATCATTGGGCGAATCATCAACGCAGACCAAACCATAGGCCTCGTCAAGGCGCCAGTAGCCGACAAGCCCGGTTTCCGTGCCTGCAAGCTTTTTACACATGGTGTCGCGGATATTGGCTTCCGTCCTGGCCGTGTTCCAGATGCGGACCTCGTCGATGGCGCCGTGGAGAAATCCCTCGGAAGGATAGTTGACGCCTCCGATATTCTCTAGTCCGGTGACGTTGACGCCGACACCCACTCTACTGCCCGTGTCCTGGATGCCCACAGCACCAGGCGTTACTGTTCCGCTGGTGTACTCAAAGCCGTTGATGTATATCTTCACGGTACTGTTGTCAAAGGTTCCGGCCAGGTGATACCACTTTCCGGTTTCAAGGGGAAAATCGGAAGAGGCGGTATGGGTTGTCCCGGAATCATCGACAATGGAGAAAGCCGGCTCATTGCCGTCTGCGAGAAAGAGGTTATAGGAATCATGGTTCTGTAAAACGGCGATGTCGCCCGTGCCGGCGGCGTCGGTCTGGTCCGAGGCTTTCCTGACCCAGGCCTCCACGGTCACGGTGTCGTCTGCGCTCACGTCCAGCGCGCCGTCATGGTCGATGATCACATGATCGATAACACCGTCCAGCTCAAGACCCCAGCGGCTTCGCAGATCCACCGTGGGAGGAGGCGGCGGGTCTTCGGGATCATAGTCCTCCCAGAGCAGATAGGGATATCCGTCGTTCTTGGCAGGATCGATCCCCCAGATGTTGGTGAAATCAAAGGTGGCATAGGTGGACTGCGTCTTCATCTGAGCCGTTGTCCGGGGGAAGCCCCCCGCGCTGGTGGTCATGCCGGAGGTCTGGGTGTCCCAGTATGAATCGACTACCACCCCGTCGTTGCCCTGTCCTTGCAGCGAAACTCTACCAACCAAACCGCCGTAGTATGTCGTGTGTTGATTTACCGTAATCGTGCCGGTGGAGTAACAGCGGATGAGCTCGCCCCGGTAAATGATGCATCCGGCCAGGCCGCCGACTCTCTGTGCGGGTGCCGTCAATGTCGCGGCCGTTATGTCCACCGAACCCCTGGCATAGGAATCAATAATGGTCCCTTTCTGGCTGCACCCCGCCAGACCGCCGAATTTCTGTTTATCAGACCCATTGGCGGACATGATGACATTTATATCAGCGAAGCACTGGGAAACCACCGGATTGTCCGTTCCGCCCGCCGTTTCCTGCCAGCTGTTGTGCGAGCCGATCAGGCCGCCCGTGGCCGCGTCGCCGGTTACCGTGCCGTCTCCAGCGGAGCATCGTTCGATCAGGGTGGTGGCGTCACCGGTAACTCGGCCGATGAGGCTGCCCGTCCCCCGGGCGCCCACAACAGCTACGTCTTCAAGACATACGTTCCGGATAACACCGCCCCGGCCCACATGGCCAAAGAGCCCTACATTTATCGTTATCGGCCGATCGATGGTCAGGTTTGAAATGGTGTAATGCTGGCCGTCATAGGAGCCGGTGAACAGGTCGCCGGTGCCGCCGCCGGCGATGGGGATCCAGCCGTTGCCGTCTCCCGGATCGTAACCGAATAAATCAATACTCGCGGTTTGCTTATAGTGAAGTGCAAGATTGGCGGTAAGACTCCTGATCTCGACAAGATCAGAAACATTTGCAACCAGGTAAGGATCAGCAACCGTCCCCGATCCTCCGGAAAATCCATAAACCGGTGCACACCAGAGTAATAACAACATAATGATACATGGAAAAAGCTTCTTCATGGGAATCCCCTTTGTTGACTTCCTGTCCTGTTATTGTCTCCCCCAAACAGATATTGCCTGCTCAGACAGAAAAGATGACACATCCCGGGCGGCTGCGGTCGCGAATCGAATGTTTTGATATTTTCCTCGAGGAACAGGATGACGACAGTAGCCGGCCCATTTTTTTGATCGTGAATACAAGTGTCAATATACAATTAAATGTTTCATTTCTCAAGGCAATTGAATGGGTGATATCTGATGCCGCGGCGGGTCATTTTCCTTACTTAACTTCTTGACAAACTGCTGATTCCGTGATTTGAAAAAAAACCTCCGGGGGGAGAGGGTATCAATTTCAATCGCCGAACCATTTCACAATCGTGATCTTCCTGCTGAACGCTGCGCTTCGAGGCGATACGTCATGTTATGGAGGGTACCATGAGTATCGAGTACGATTTTCGGGAAGTGGTGGATAACCTGTACGATGGCCTGTATATCGTAGACCGCGACCGTCGCATCACCTTCTGGAACCAGGCTGCCGAGAACATTACAGGGTACAGTGCCGAAGAGGTTATGGGGAGAAGTTGCGCGGACAACCTTTTGAATCCCGTCGATGGGTTAGGTAATGAAATGTGCCGGAACGCCTGTCCCCTGGCGGCGACGATGGCCGACGGGCAATCGCGGGAGACGGAACTCTATCTCCATCACAAGGAGGGCCACCGGCTGCCCGTGTCGGTCCGCACGGCCCCCCTGAGGAACCGGAAAGGCACGGTCACGGGCTGTATCGAGATGTTCACGAACATCAGTTTCCGTGAAGCCCTCAGGCTGCAGCTCGAGGAATGGAAAAAGGTGGCGCTTATGGACCCCCTGACCGAACTGCCGAACCGGCGCCAGTTGGAATTACAGATCCGCGGGCGACTTCATGAGTTGAAACGGAACGCCGTTTCCTGCGGCATTCTTTTTGTCGATATCGATCATTTTAAGAACGTGAATGATACTTACGGTCACGATACAGGCGACCAGGTCCTGCGAACCGTTGCCAAGACCCTGACGTCTTCGATCAGACCCTTCGACACGGTAGGCCGCTGGGGAGGTGAGGAGTTCGTCGGGATCTTTCCCCATACCAACAGAAAGACACTTCTCAAGATAGCCAACCGGCTGCGGATGCTCGTGGAGCATTCGAGCATCGAGACGGGCCGGGGGCCGCTTTCGTTTACCGTTTCCGTTGGCGGTGTTCTCGGAGTCGCCGAGGATTCGGTGGATTCCATCATCAAGCGGGCCGACGCGCGCATGTATGAAAGCAAGGAAAAAGGTCGGAATTGCGTGACCATGGAAAAACGGCGTCCGCCGTCACAGGGCCGGCGTGATACCCTGACGGCAGTTTCGTAGCAAGCGCAAAGAAAGGCCTGAATCGCCGGGACCCGAAGTACGATCCCTTCACTGTTCAGGAGGCGGTGGAGGCGGAGGGGGCCGGCGCATGCGATGCTTCCTGAATCTCTCGTTGAATCGATCCAGTTGCCGTTTCTGCCGGTCGTTGAGTTTTTCCTTGATCCGGTCGTTGGCCGCGTCCATGATCTCTTCGATCCGGGGCCGGAATTCCGAATCGATCGCCTGGATCTTCCGTTGTGACTCTTCCAGTATCTGCCGGACCTCTTTTCGCTGTGTTTCCGTCAGTTCCAGCTTTGATGACAGGCGCTGCATCAGCATGTCGGTTCGTCCCCGGTGCCCCAGTTTCCCGAAACTTTCGATCCGGTGTTTCATATATACCTGGGTACCCAGGGAACCGGCGAGGGTGCCGAGGATGAAGATCAGGAGTATACCGACGATGATTTTCAGTTTATTCATGCTCTTTCACCTACACTCCCCATAATTGGTCCGCCCGGTATTCCACGGGATTGGTGAGGAATGTTTTCGTCACTTCATATTCCGGGTTGAAATCGAGGCCGATAAGAACCGCGGAGAGGATGAGGATCAGGATGACGGTTACCGGCGCGAAACGCCACAGGGCACGGTAAGCGAGCAGAAATGAATATGCCGGTACGGCGCGGGGTTCCATGCTCCGGATGCGGCCCATGACGGTGCGTTCCCATCGCTCATTCAGGCTCTTTTCCTCCCGTTTCCGGTACACCGCTGAAAGCGCCCGCTGTATGTCCCGTTCTTTTCCTTTCATTCCGTTCATGTCACGCCCCCCTCTCTCATCACTCCTGAAAGGAGCTGTGCAAGTTTTTTCCGGGCCCTGAGAGACCGGACCTTGACGTTCACCGAAGACCATCCGAGCTGTTCGGCGGCTTCCCTGACCGAAAGCCCCTCGAGATACACCAGTTCCAGGACCAGCCTGTTCTCCGGCG
The nucleotide sequence above comes from Deltaproteobacteria bacterium. Encoded proteins:
- a CDS encoding patatin-like phospholipase family protein — translated: MGRKKLNLALQGGGAHGAFTWGVLDRLLEQKDLEIVGVSGTSAGAVNGACLVYGLTRGGNEAARDILHEFWRKNSESQFFSLLQPTVFDKALSRGNMDFNPFYWTFSTLTTYLSPYQWNPCQINPFRELLLDVIDFEAIQKQKQYKLFLSATNIRTSKVKIFANDEITADVVCASSCLPQFFQAIEIDGELYWDGGFIGNPAIFPLFQYTQCRDLMLIQIDSINYNKVPWRIDEITDRATDISFNSSLMREMRAICFVTRIIDSGFDDNGRLVRTNIHYISTGDLLNDYNSSSKYNVDWEWLTYLRDCGREEAEQWIRKHYNKVGKKNSCDVESLFL
- a CDS encoding LamG domain-containing protein, with amino-acid sequence MKKLFPCIIMLLLLWCAPVYGFSGGSGTVADPYLVANVSDLVEIRSLTANLALHYKQTASIDLFGYDPGDGNGWIPIAGGGTGDLFTGSYDGQHYTISNLTIDRPITINVGLFGHVGRGGVIRNVCLEDVAVVGARGTGSLIGRVTGDATTLIERCSAGDGTVTGDAATGGLIGSHNSWQETAGGTDNPVVSQCFADINVIMSANGSDKQKFGGLAGCSQKGTIIDSYARGSVDITAATLTAPAQRVGGLAGCIIYRGELIRCYSTGTITVNQHTTYYGGLVGRVSLQGQGNDGVVVDSYWDTQTSGMTTSAGGFPRTTAQMKTQSTYATFDFTNIWGIDPAKNDGYPYLLWEDYDPEDPPPPPTVDLRSRWGLELDGVIDHVIIDHDGALDVSADDTVTVEAWVRKASDQTDAAGTGDIAVLQNHDSYNLFLADGNEPAFSIVDDSGTTHTASSDFPLETGKWYHLAGTFDNSTVKIYINGFEYTSGTVTPGAVGIQDTGSRVGVGVNVTGLENIGGVNYPSEGFLHGAIDEVRIWNTARTEANIRDTMCKKLAGTETGLVGYWRLDEAYGLVCVDDSPNDNDGTIVSASRGCSAAPVGDTSTHDYTDDYSVTDTVGDEQLTVEEDGGTWSAALKSAIQVYRVSEAPDYLSGPPRWKLFPGTGFWGVFMTGGGSATYKISYNYDVSSDGFPGISDEANLRLAYRDTNCEPWKDLGATLGANPLTRSGLTGTEFILGSDMEPRNAIDFDGTDDYVEIADDNTLDLDDQGTLEAWIYPDALTAGAGIVIKGTSGINNVCYGFGLGGGSNVFTGGASSNIDFVVGNTGGGVYRLTGTNALSTGRWYHVACVWKNNTTDEMTIYINGVQEATSSATIDNAATTNNEAVNIGREAVTPTYFNGPIDEVRIWNTARTEANIRDTMCQKLSGSESGLVGYWRFDEETDSTTCPDQTTNNNDGTMTGFSDVRAARICSSAPIGDDSAYGYYDGGTLSPVIAQLTHSDGDYLKAEENTGTWTGTFSGIQIYQLDEAAVYPPDLWTTPSPPYSYTTPNGLSAPSGWSSVDYFRYWGVFTTDWLNSPKTYDVTYYYNGNPSVPVDDSVLGLAKRDDYCDRSWADSGATLITGADTLTKTGEAGTEYILGGQGAPLAIALAYFTAEMVDGCVFITWKTATEIETAGFYLWRSDQKDGGYTRIDESFTPTEALTETTGATYEYWDCNVDEASAWYYKLEAVDYDQAQENAFYGPIGPTARSLKTAGTDDASGASGRSGCFISVTAK
- a CDS encoding sensor domain-containing diguanylate cyclase, whose amino-acid sequence is MEGTMSIEYDFREVVDNLYDGLYIVDRDRRITFWNQAAENITGYSAEEVMGRSCADNLLNPVDGLGNEMCRNACPLAATMADGQSRETELYLHHKEGHRLPVSVRTAPLRNRKGTVTGCIEMFTNISFREALRLQLEEWKKVALMDPLTELPNRRQLELQIRGRLHELKRNAVSCGILFVDIDHFKNVNDTYGHDTGDQVLRTVAKTLTSSIRPFDTVGRWGGEEFVGIFPHTNRKTLLKIANRLRMLVEHSSIETGRGPLSFTVSVGGVLGVAEDSVDSIIKRADARMYESKEKGRNCVTMEKRRPPSQGRRDTLTAVS